CACGAACATCCGCCGCTAACCGCCCGGCGCGGAGCTGGTCGAGCTTCTCAGCCGGCCAGCTCCGACGCCTCATACAGGAGGTCGGACGCGTCGGCATCGCCGCGAGCGGCCAGGGCGACGACCTCACCGATCACCACGACGGCGGGGGAGCGCACGCCAGCGCCGGTCGCGAGCGCGGTTATGGTGTCCAGCCGGCCAAAGGTCGAGCGCTGGTCGTGAGCGAAGCCGCGCTCCACAATGGCGACGGGCATGTCGGCCCGCATGCCGAGCCGGTTCAGCCCGGCGATCATCTGCAACAGGGTACCAATGCCCATCAGCACCACGATGGTGCCGTCCAGGCCGATGAGGTGGGTCAGTTCAGTATCGGTGATCGGGGCGTGACCGGAGATCACGGTGAATGACCGGCTCACCTCGCGATGCGTCACCGGGATACCGGCGGCCGCGGGCACGGCGATCGCGCTCGTCACTCCAGAGATCACGCTCACCGGCACGCCGGCGGCACGGCAGGCGAGCACCTCTTCGCCGCCCCGGCCGAACACGAACGGGTCACCGCCCTTGAGCCGCACGACGGTGCGCCCGGCAAGGGCGGCGGACACCATCATCCGTTCGGCGTCACGTTGGGGGATCGCGTGGTGCCCCGGTGCTTTGCCGACGTCGACGAGTTCTGCCCCCGGAGCCCACTGGGCGAGCCGGGCGGTGGGACCAAGCCGGTCATAGAAGACAACGTCGGCGGTGTGCAGAGCGGTCATGGCGCCGACCGTGAGCAGGCTCTCGAGGCCGGGGCCGCCGCCGACCAGAGTGACCGACCCGACCGGTGCGGTCGACGCGGCGGCCTCCCGGGTGAGCCAGGTGCGGTGCCGGGCGCATGCCGCGCTGATGCGCGCATCGATGTCCGGCGAGGCCTGCACGACGGCCACCAGGTCAACGGCGGCTATGAGCGCGTTCCACGCACCCGCGGACCGGGGAAAAGCGGGGGTGCTGACCCCGGATACGGGGCGCCCCACCAACGCGGGGCCGGGCCCGGTCAGGTGGTAGACGTGTGCGCTCGAGGCCAGGTAGCGCGCGATAACGCGCCGGGCCGCCTGGGCACCGCCCACCACGAGCACCCGCTTGCCCGTGTAATCGAGACCGAGGTCCACGGGCTACTCCGCGCCGGTCGACGGAACGCGGGAGATGTCGACGCCGTCGATGCTCACCGGAATACGGCGGCCGGTGCGCCTGATCGACCCGGCAATGGTGGCGTGGTCACGCTCGTCGGGCCGGGCCGGGCGCGGCTGGTCGCGCTCGATGACCTGCAGGAGCGACGGGTCGGGGGTGTCGGAGTTGACGAACGGACGGAACCGGCGCAGCCGATCCGGGTCGGCCAGCGTGGCCGCCCACTCGTCTTCGTAGACGTCGACGTGGGCGGCCATTGCCGCCTCGAGGTCGGCGGCAATGCCCAGGTAGTCGTTCACGACCACGTCGCGCACGTGGTCGATGCCGCCTTCCAGGTCTTCTTGCCAGCGCGCGGTGCGCTGCACACGGTCGGCGGTGCGGATGTAATACATCAGGTAGCGGTCGATGTATTGCACCAGGGTGGCCTCGTCGAGATCCTTGGCCAGCAGTACGGCGTGTACCGGCTGGAAGCCGCCGTTGCCGCCGACGTAGAGGTTCCAGCCGAGCTCGGTGGCGATCACGCCGATGTCCTTGCCGCGGGCTTCGGCGCACTCGCGGGCGCAGCCGGAGACACCGATCTTGAACTTGTGCGGCGATCGCAGCCCGCGATACCGGTTCTCCAGCATGATCGCCAGGGCCACGGAATCCTGCACGCCGAAGCGGCACCAGGTCGACCCGATGCATGATTTCGCCGTGCGCAGGCTCTTGCCGTAGGCCTGGCCGGATTCGAAGCCGGCGTCAACGAGGGCGCGCCAGATGTCGGGCAGCTGGTCGAGCCGAGCACCGAAGAGGCCGATGCGCTGGGCGCCGGTGATCTTGGTATACAGGTTGAATTCCGCGGCGACCTGGCCGATCACGATGAGCTTTTCCGGGGTGATCTCACCGGCGGGGATGCGGGGCACCACCGAGTAGCTGCCGTCCTTCTGCATGTTGCCGAGGGCCCGGTCGTTGGTGTCCTGCAGTCCGCCACGGCCGGCATCCAGGATGTAGGCGGAGGACTGCGAGGCGAGGATGGAGGCAATGGTGGGCTTGCAGACGTCGCAGCCGAGGCCGGTGCCGAAGCGTTCCATGATCTGGTCGAACGAGCTCAGCTGTAGCACTCGCACCGACTCGAACAGTTCGCTGCGGCTGATCGAGATGTGCTCGCAGAGTGCCTTCGAGATCTCGAGGCCCGCGGCGAGCAGCTCGGTTTCGAGCACCTTCTTGAGCAGCGGCACGCACGAGCCGCACTGGGTGCCGGCCCGGGTGCAGGCCTTGAGGGCGCCGAGCTCGGTTATGGGGTCGCCGTGGTCACCTCGGATGGCGGCGCGCACGGTTCCGAAGGAGACGTCGTTGCAGGAACACAGCTGGGCGTCATCGGGCATGTCCGAGCTGGAGGGGAGTTCGGCGCCGGACGCGGAGAGGTACGCGCCGGGTTCGGTGGGCAGTTCCCGACCGAGCAGCGGGCGCAGTGACAGATACGGTGACGCGTCACCGACGAAGATGCCGCCGAGCAGGGTCTTGGCATCGTGGGAGACGACGACCTTCTGGTACAGGCCGCGGGCGGGGTCGGCGTAGACCACCTCGAGGGCGCGCTCACCGGTGCCGAAGGCGTCACCGAAGCTGGCCACCTCCACTCCGGAGAGCTTGAGCTTGGTGGCGTCGTCGATGCCGGGGAACACGGCTTCGCCGCCGTTCAGCCGGTCGGCGACGACCTCGGCCATGGCGTTGGCCGGGGCGACCAGGCCGATGCAGCGCCCATCGACGCTGGCGACCTCGCCGATCGCCCAGATGCCGGGCACCGAGCTGGCGCAGTCGTCACCGATCACGATGCCGCCGCGCGGGCCGATCTCCAGGCCTGCTGCGCGGGCGAGTTCGTCGCGGGCACGGATGCCGATGGACCAGACGATCAGGTCGGCGTTGATCTGGCGATCGTCGTCGAGGGTGAGGCCGAGAACCTGCCCGGTCTCGGCGACGAGGATCTCGGTGGGGCGGTGGCCCAGTTCCAGCTGGATGCCCTGCGCGTCGATGAGACGGCCGAGGGCCATGCCGGCGCCCTGGTCGAGCTGGGTGGGCATCAGCCAGGTGGCGCCATCCACGATCGTGGTGTTCGCGCCGAGGCGCTGCACGCCGCCGGCGGCCTCGAGCCCGAGCAGCCCGCCGCCGATCACGGTGACGTTCGCGGGCCGGCCGAACTTCGCCTTCAGGCGGGCGGTCTCGCTGACCAGGAAGTCCACGTCTTCAATCGTTCGATAGACCACACCGCTGTCGGCGCCGGGCACCGGCGGCACGAAGGCGCTCGAACCGGTGGCGAAGACCAGGTCGTCGTAGGAGAGCACGTCACCGGCGTCGAGGGTCACGGTCTGGGCCGCGGGATCGACGGCGGTGACGCGGCCGCCGCCGCGATAGTGCATGGTCTCGGACTGCCAGAAGGACGGGTCGCCCAGCGTGAGGTCTTCGGGGCCGCCGAGTCGGTGTGAGAGGGAGACCCGGTCATAGGGGAGGTGCACCTCTTCGCCGATGACGGTGACGTCGATCGGGCGAATGTTGTCACCGGCGGCGCGGGCGCGGGCATCCATCGCCTCGGCGAAACGGTGGGCGGCGGGACCGCCGCCGATCACGAGCACGCGGCGGGGTTGCTGGGGGGTGTTCAGTGTCATCGCGGCACCTCTCGGAGTGGATCAGGCCGCGGAACCCCGATGGCGTAAACCCGCCACCAGGCCGACCTCATGGCGTCTCTCCAGTAAGTCATACGCGCGCGCGCCATATAAGGGTCCTAGGTCCCGCGTCAGGCGCCTGGTGCGTGGGTAACCTGAAGGGGCGCCGCACGCATCCACCGGCCCGGCGCCGGAATCGAAGGGCATCATGTTCACCACACACGACACGACCACGCTGAGCACCGAGGCCGGCGCCGGCTGGGTAGAGGTCTGCGCGCTCTCTCAGCTCGAACCGCTGTGGGCAGAAGCCGCGATCGTCGACGGCGAGCAGCTCGCCCTGGTGCGGATGCCCGACGGAACCGTGTACGCCGTCTCCAACGAGGACCCCGCCACGGGCTCGTACGTGATGTGCCGTGGCATCGTCGGATCGCGCGGCGATCGCGTGACGCTGACCTCACCGCTGCACAAGCAGGTGTACGACCTCGCTACCGGGGAATGCCTCAACTCGCCCGACCTGCGTCTGCGCACGTTCGAAACCAGTGTCGAGTCTGGCTCCGTGCGGGTGCGTCTCGTCTCGGAAGCGCCGGCGCACGCCGCAGCCTGATGGCTGCCGAATCGGCTGTGAGGGTCGCCCCGCTCCTGCTGCTCGCCTCGCACGGCTCCCGCGACCCCGTCGCACAGCGCGCCGTGCTCCAGCTGGTGGCCGCGGCGACGCGCGGACTGGCCGCCGCGAGACCCGAGACCCCAGTAGTGGGCGGATTCGTTGACGTGCAGCAGCCGGATGTGCCGCAGTGCCTCGCCGAAGCCGAGCCCGGGCGAGACACTGTCCTCGTGCCGCTCCTGATCTCCGCCGGCTACCACGTGCGATTCGACCTCGCGAACGCCGTGGCAGACGCCGCGCCGCGCCGG
This is a stretch of genomic DNA from Cryobacterium soli. It encodes these proteins:
- the nirB gene encoding nitrite reductase large subunit NirB, which encodes MTLNTPQQPRRVLVIGGGPAAHRFAEAMDARARAAGDNIRPIDVTVIGEEVHLPYDRVSLSHRLGGPEDLTLGDPSFWQSETMHYRGGGRVTAVDPAAQTVTLDAGDVLSYDDLVFATGSSAFVPPVPGADSGVVYRTIEDVDFLVSETARLKAKFGRPANVTVIGGGLLGLEAAGGVQRLGANTTIVDGATWLMPTQLDQGAGMALGRLIDAQGIQLELGHRPTEILVAETGQVLGLTLDDDRQINADLIVWSIGIRARDELARAAGLEIGPRGGIVIGDDCASSVPGIWAIGEVASVDGRCIGLVAPANAMAEVVADRLNGGEAVFPGIDDATKLKLSGVEVASFGDAFGTGERALEVVYADPARGLYQKVVVSHDAKTLLGGIFVGDASPYLSLRPLLGRELPTEPGAYLSASGAELPSSSDMPDDAQLCSCNDVSFGTVRAAIRGDHGDPITELGALKACTRAGTQCGSCVPLLKKVLETELLAAGLEISKALCEHISISRSELFESVRVLQLSSFDQIMERFGTGLGCDVCKPTIASILASQSSAYILDAGRGGLQDTNDRALGNMQKDGSYSVVPRIPAGEITPEKLIVIGQVAAEFNLYTKITGAQRIGLFGARLDQLPDIWRALVDAGFESGQAYGKSLRTAKSCIGSTWCRFGVQDSVALAIMLENRYRGLRSPHKFKIGVSGCARECAEARGKDIGVIATELGWNLYVGGNGGFQPVHAVLLAKDLDEATLVQYIDRYLMYYIRTADRVQRTARWQEDLEGGIDHVRDVVVNDYLGIAADLEAAMAAHVDVYEDEWAATLADPDRLRRFRPFVNSDTPDPSLLQVIERDQPRPARPDERDHATIAGSIRRTGRRIPVSIDGVDISRVPSTGAE
- the nirD gene encoding nitrite reductase small subunit NirD, coding for MFTTHDTTTLSTEAGAGWVEVCALSQLEPLWAEAAIVDGEQLALVRMPDGTVYAVSNEDPATGSYVMCRGIVGSRGDRVTLTSPLHKQVYDLATGECLNSPDLRLRTFETSVESGSVRVRLVSEAPAHAAA
- the cobA gene encoding uroporphyrinogen-III C-methyltransferase, with amino-acid sequence MDLGLDYTGKRVLVVGGAQAARRVIARYLASSAHVYHLTGPGPALVGRPVSGVSTPAFPRSAGAWNALIAAVDLVAVVQASPDIDARISAACARHRTWLTREAAASTAPVGSVTLVGGGPGLESLLTVGAMTALHTADVVFYDRLGPTARLAQWAPGAELVDVGKAPGHHAIPQRDAERMMVSAALAGRTVVRLKGGDPFVFGRGGEEVLACRAAGVPVSVISGVTSAIAVPAAAGIPVTHREVSRSFTVISGHAPITDTELTHLIGLDGTIVVLMGIGTLLQMIAGLNRLGMRADMPVAIVERGFAHDQRSTFGRLDTITALATGAGVRSPAVVVIGEVVALAARGDADASDLLYEASELAG